One window from the genome of uncultured Tateyamaria sp. encodes:
- a CDS encoding FAD-dependent oxidoreductase codes for METFAPDLQTMVRTPLTNAHVAAMHRVGTIIDLKAGDSFQRAGERIETFHYLLSGETEAINSATGTRYGQATLGPGQFFGELAFLTGAHAFLGGRAVQDTQLLCVPRDEMLKLMSDNPEMSDIIITVFAARRRRMLDNSEGGLTLIGGEVDRDVRRIASFAARNRIPFVEVEIESAEGTELANQCRIDRAHPAVVFAKHQVIDPPTPRGVALALGLDMALRKEDVYDVAIVGGGPAGVAAGVYAGAEGLCAVVLEDLAIGGQAGTSSRIENYMGFPTGISGGDLVGRGEVQAMKFGTRFAMPVRATELMQCEKHLFHVKLDNDEWVSAKALIVATGVQYRRLPLERLEDFEGSGVYYAATDVEARYCKDTEVAVIGGGNSAGQAAMFLARSARHVHVLVRGESLASSMSDYLLQRLESHPKITIHICTQVKELHGQDRLEAITIRDRRAGQDWNLNTKALFVMVGAAPNTKWLSDLVELDDRGFVKTGADVGAASGYETSRPGIFAVGDVRAGSVKRVASAVGEGSVVMSAVWAHIADT; via the coding sequence ATGGAAACCTTCGCCCCTGATCTGCAAACCATGGTGCGCACGCCCCTGACGAACGCACATGTGGCTGCAATGCACCGGGTCGGCACGATCATCGACCTCAAGGCCGGCGACAGCTTTCAGCGGGCCGGAGAGCGGATCGAGACGTTCCACTACCTGCTGTCGGGCGAAACAGAGGCGATCAATTCTGCCACCGGCACGCGCTATGGCCAGGCGACGCTAGGACCGGGGCAGTTCTTTGGCGAATTGGCCTTTCTGACCGGAGCGCACGCCTTTCTGGGCGGGCGGGCAGTGCAGGACACTCAGTTGTTGTGCGTGCCACGCGACGAAATGCTCAAGCTGATGTCCGACAATCCCGAAATGTCCGATATCATCATCACGGTCTTTGCCGCCCGGCGTCGCCGGATGCTGGACAATTCCGAAGGCGGGCTGACCCTGATCGGCGGCGAGGTTGACCGCGATGTGCGCCGCATCGCCAGCTTTGCCGCGCGCAATCGCATTCCGTTTGTCGAGGTCGAGATTGAAAGCGCGGAGGGCACGGAACTGGCCAACCAGTGCCGCATCGACCGCGCGCATCCGGCCGTGGTCTTTGCCAAGCACCAGGTGATCGACCCGCCCACACCCCGCGGCGTGGCACTGGCGCTGGGCCTCGACATGGCGCTGCGCAAGGAAGACGTCTATGACGTGGCGATCGTGGGCGGCGGCCCCGCCGGTGTGGCGGCGGGGGTCTATGCCGGGGCCGAAGGGCTTTGCGCTGTTGTGCTCGAAGATCTGGCGATCGGCGGGCAGGCGGGCACGTCATCCCGGATCGAAAACTACATGGGCTTTCCCACCGGCATTTCCGGCGGCGACCTTGTGGGCCGGGGTGAAGTGCAGGCAATGAAATTCGGCACCCGCTTTGCGATGCCGGTGCGCGCCACGGAATTGATGCAATGCGAAAAGCACCTGTTCCATGTCAAGCTGGACAATGACGAGTGGGTGTCAGCCAAGGCGCTGATCGTGGCGACGGGGGTTCAGTACCGCCGCTTGCCCCTTGAACGGTTGGAAGATTTTGAGGGCAGCGGCGTCTATTATGCGGCCACTGATGTCGAGGCGCGCTATTGCAAGGACACCGAGGTCGCCGTGATCGGTGGCGGCAACTCGGCCGGACAGGCCGCCATGTTCCTCGCCCGCTCTGCGCGGCACGTGCATGTGCTGGTGCGGGGTGAAAGCCTTGCGTCGTCCATGTCGGATTATCTGTTGCAGCGTCTGGAAAGCCATCCGAAGATCACGATCCACATCTGCACGCAGGTCAAGGAACTGCACGGGCAGGACCGGCTGGAGGCGATCACCATTCGCGACAGGCGTGCCGGTCAGGACTGGAACCTGAACACCAAGGCCCTGTTTGTCATGGTGGGGGCCGCGCCCAACACAAAGTGGCTGTCGGATCTGGTGGAACTGGACGACAGGGGCTTTGTCAAGACCGGGGCAGATGTGGGTGCTGCCAGCGGGTACGAGACGTCACGCCCGGGCATCTTTGCCGTTGGCGACGTGCGGGCCGGATCGGTCAAACGGGTCGCAAGCGCGGTTGGCGAAGGGTCCGTGGTGATGTCTGCCGTGTGGGCGCATATCGCCGATACCTGA
- a CDS encoding DUF2339 domain-containing protein, with the protein MDGFLILGGLVVLGIPVAVIYLMAAVSGLRRRVAELERAASAVPSAPGADRPAPPTPDIAAVAPRVPDGPATSPWDTPADPDGPPPLDRAEPAAARVAAARHEARPADVPPAAGYAMLSGFAAWVVANWFYAVSALSLALAGLFLVQYGIENDLFPPTARVLAALGFGGALIAGGEVIRRRFGDDPDSATAYIPSVFSGAGLVSLFGGIAAARLLYDLIGVEAAFAGMAAVGLLGVALGWLYGPLLAAVGVIGAFTAPLLVGSTVPATSWLFVYFGVIAAVGLGIDTIRRWAWVSVLSVALGFGMGWLTVLGGGAELVLGFQAHVVVLAVLAILIPARSFRPDHAGPMLWQFLRDPKAERPAFPTALALVSVAIAAGSVAWSAGAGAEPFWMAVISLGLLALALAYWSMSGPSLQELTVLPVLAIVAVVAREGAAFGPVLTGFAEAYATSPEADFPLAVSLVWGVGLLLSGVAALRALQPGLGLGWGLGAALTAPVMAIVLELTWRPAEVIGAYPWALHAIVLAAVMVGFALRFARVDAPDRTRASVFVLSALASITFALVLILSLAALTVALAVTVLVAAWLDRQFKLPLMQVFIAAGVTAVGARLVGDPGLFWALDAPLWEMLLAYAGSLAAFVGALVLLRGRARRTARVLLDTAAWSTAGMVLSLLLIRFLDDLLPGTNTDSHWALGLFAVIWLGLMLVQLLRIEGLGGILALVRGGLALVFGLIGFGVLALGMTVLSPLFTDWGKDVAGPPVLNTLIPAYLLPALVLAVGAWRLRHRILRLGLGTMAVGVTVYWAFATIRHLWQGANRMELSFGYLQPELYSYTVAILLTGAVLFYQSLARNAAGLRRAGLVAIGLAVAKVFLVDISGLDGLVRVLSLVVLGLSLAGLAWLNRWAQTKG; encoded by the coding sequence ATGGACGGGTTTTTGATACTGGGCGGCCTGGTGGTCCTTGGGATACCGGTGGCCGTGATTTACCTGATGGCTGCCGTGTCGGGCCTGCGCCGCCGCGTGGCCGAACTGGAACGCGCTGCATCCGCCGTGCCGTCCGCGCCGGGCGCAGACCGGCCCGCCCCCCCGACACCGGACATCGCCGCCGTGGCACCACGGGTGCCGGATGGGCCTGCCACGTCACCATGGGACACGCCTGCCGATCCGGACGGCCCACCCCCGCTTGATCGGGCGGAACCGGCCGCGGCCCGGGTCGCGGCCGCCCGGCATGAGGCCCGTCCGGCCGACGTGCCGCCCGCCGCCGGTTATGCCATGCTGTCGGGTTTCGCTGCGTGGGTTGTGGCCAACTGGTTCTATGCGGTGTCGGCACTGTCGCTGGCGCTGGCCGGTCTTTTTCTGGTGCAATACGGGATCGAGAATGACCTTTTCCCGCCCACCGCGCGGGTGTTGGCGGCCCTCGGCTTTGGCGGCGCGCTGATCGCGGGTGGCGAGGTGATCCGCCGCCGCTTTGGCGATGATCCGGACAGTGCAACGGCCTACATCCCGTCCGTCTTTTCCGGCGCGGGTCTTGTGTCTCTGTTTGGCGGGATCGCGGCGGCGCGGCTGCTGTACGATCTGATCGGTGTCGAGGCGGCGTTTGCCGGCATGGCGGCGGTGGGCCTGCTGGGCGTTGCGCTGGGCTGGCTCTATGGCCCGCTGCTGGCCGCCGTGGGGGTGATCGGTGCCTTTACCGCACCGCTGCTGGTTGGCAGCACAGTGCCCGCCACGTCCTGGCTGTTTGTCTACTTCGGCGTGATTGCGGCTGTGGGCCTTGGCATCGACACGATCCGGCGCTGGGCCTGGGTGTCGGTGCTGTCGGTGGCGCTCGGGTTCGGCATGGGGTGGCTGACGGTGCTGGGTGGCGGTGCCGAACTGGTTCTGGGGTTCCAGGCCCATGTCGTGGTGCTGGCCGTTCTGGCGATCCTGATCCCGGCCCGGTCGTTCCGGCCCGATCATGCAGGCCCGATGCTGTGGCAATTCCTGCGCGATCCAAAAGCTGAGAGGCCCGCCTTTCCGACCGCGCTTGCGCTGGTATCGGTCGCCATCGCTGCCGGATCCGTAGCCTGGAGCGCCGGGGCCGGGGCCGAACCGTTCTGGATGGCCGTGATCAGCCTCGGGTTGCTGGCCCTCGCGCTGGCCTATTGGTCGATGTCGGGCCCCTCGTTGCAGGAACTGACCGTACTGCCCGTTCTTGCCATCGTCGCGGTTGTCGCGCGGGAAGGGGCCGCGTTCGGCCCGGTTCTGACCGGTTTTGCAGAGGCTTACGCGACAAGTCCCGAAGCGGACTTTCCGCTGGCGGTTTCACTGGTGTGGGGTGTGGGCCTGCTCTTGAGCGGCGTGGCGGCCCTGCGTGCCTTGCAGCCGGGGCTTGGGCTGGGCTGGGGCCTCGGTGCGGCGCTGACGGCCCCGGTGATGGCGATTGTCCTCGAACTGACATGGCGTCCGGCAGAGGTTATCGGCGCCTACCCCTGGGCGCTGCATGCCATCGTTCTGGCGGCAGTCATGGTGGGTTTCGCCCTGCGCTTTGCACGGGTCGATGCGCCCGACCGCACCCGCGCGTCGGTGTTTGTGCTGTCGGCGCTGGCATCGATCACATTCGCGCTGGTCCTGATCCTGTCGCTTGCGGCCCTGACCGTGGCGCTGGCCGTCACCGTGCTGGTGGCTGCGTGGCTGGACAGGCAGTTCAAGCTGCCGCTGATGCAGGTGTTCATTGCCGCGGGCGTGACGGCGGTGGGCGCGCGCCTTGTCGGTGATCCGGGCCTGTTCTGGGCGCTCGACGCCCCCCTGTGGGAGATGCTGCTGGCCTATGCAGGATCGCTGGCGGCCTTCGTGGGGGCCCTTGTGCTGCTGCGGGGACGCGCACGGCGAACCGCACGCGTGCTGCTGGACACAGCCGCGTGGTCGACGGCGGGCATGGTGCTGTCGCTGCTGCTGATCCGCTTTCTTGATGACCTGCTGCCCGGCACCAACACGGATTCGCATTGGGCGCTGGGGCTGTTTGCGGTGATCTGGCTGGGGCTGATGCTGGTGCAATTGCTGCGGATCGAAGGGTTGGGCGGCATCCTGGCCCTGGTGCGCGGTGGGCTGGCGCTGGTCTTTGGCCTGATCGGGTTTGGCGTGCTGGCGCTTGGCATGACCGTGCTGTCGCCGCTGTTCACCGACTGGGGCAAGGATGTGGCAGGCCCGCCGGTTCTGAACACGCTGATCCCGGCCTACCTGCTGCCTGCGCTGGTGCTGGCGGTGGGGGCCTGGCGGTTGCGCCACCGCATTCTGCGCTTGGGTCTTGGCACGATGGCTGTGGGCGTCACCGTCTACTGGGCCTTCGCCACGATCCGGCACCTTTGGCAGGGGGCAAACCGGATGGAGCTGTCCTTTGGCTATTTGCAGCCCGAACTCTACAGCTACACCGTGGCGATCCTGCTGACCGGTGCGGTCCTGTTCTACCAGTCGCTGGCGCGCAATGCGGCGGGCCTGCGCCGGGCGGGGCTGGTGGCGATCGGCCTGGCCGTGGCCAAGGTGTTCCTGGTCGACATCTCCGGGCTGGACGGGTTGGTGCGGGTCTTGTCGCTGGTGGTTCTGGGGCTGTCGCTGGCCGGACTGGCCTGGCTGAACCGCTGGGCGCAAACCAAGGGCTAG